The Thermosynechococcus sp. CL-1 genomic interval CTTAAAGTGAATCAGACGCGGATCCCCTTCAATGTAGGGATTGGCACCCTGCTCAAAGGGGAGTTCAATGTTCAGGCCAAAGGACTTATTGGGGCCTGCCCCTTTGTTGCCAGCCTCCATGATGCCACCCCCGGCACCGGTGATAATCATAAACCCCGTGGCACTCGCCGCTTGAGCAAAGCGCACCGCCATTTCATAGACTGGCGCGGTGGAGGGGGTGCGGGCGGAGCCAAAGATCGAAATTTTGCGGGTATGGCGATAGGGGGCAAAGACCCGCAGGGCTTGGTGCATATCCCGCAGGCAGGAACGCAGAATCTTCCAATCTAGTCGTTCCAGTTCCTCATCGGCAATATCCAGAAAAAGTTGCAGGGCTTGGTAAATCACGTCGCCGTGGGGCACACTATCCAAGCGACGAATTAACTGTTCAAGGTCTTGCTGTAGGCTACTTAAAGCGACTCGCGAAAGGGTCATGGCACCCTAAGAACGTTAGCACCCTATTTTATCAGGCAGCGGGATCACCTGATGCAGTGGGTAGGCTGAGGGTAAAGGTGGTAATGCCCGCTTCACTGTCGGCGCTAATTTCACCCTGCAATTGCTCCACGAGTTTTTGGGTGAGGGCAAGGCCTAAACCTGTTCCCCCCTGTTGCCACGGATCGGCATTGGGAATGCGATAAAACTTTTCAAAGATGCGCGGTAGCTCCTCACTAGGAATCTCTGAGGGATTACTCACTTGAATTTGCAGGCGATCGCCCCCGATTGGATCAAAACGGACAACAATCTGTGCGCCAGCAGGGCTGTACTTACAGGCATTGTTGAGTAACTCTGCCAAGATGCGGGCTAAGGCATGGCGGTTGGAGAGGAGGGGCGGCAACGTGGCGGGGCGCAAAATCTCAAGGGATTGCTGCCGCTGTTGCATGCGGTTGCGGAAGGGTTCGAGCACCGAGGGCAGCCAACTGTCGAGATCAATCACCTCCTGTTGAATCTGGCTGCGCCCTGCCTCTAGGCGTTGCAGATCCAGCAAATCATTGATCAATTCCGTTTCGCGGTTGCACTCATTGGCGAGAATGTCGAGGTAGCGTTTCTGGCGATCGTCGGTGGCAAATTGCTTCAGCATATAGATGGCCATTTTCATATTGGCCATGGGGGTACGTAACTCGTGGGAAACGGTGCTCAAGAAATCATCCTTAATGGCATTGAGCCGCTCTAGCTCCTGCATTTTCTGTTCCAGTTCGGCAGTACGGGCGCGCACTTGGCGCTCCAAATCCGCATTGAGTTCTTGTACCTGTTGGTAAAGCTGCGCTTGGTGAATGGCGAGGGCACACTGATCGGCAATGGTTTTGACGAGGCTTAAATCTTCTGGTGTCCAAGACTTGGGCAGGGTTTGTTGCCAAAGCTGGCGATCGCTCGCCAAAACGGACGTTGCCTCACTGGGTTCCCACTCCCAATCGAGGAGCGTAATTTGGCCGAGGAGTTGGCCGAGGTAAATCAGCGGGGTGATCACCAAAGCGTTGACGTTGAAGGTTCTGAGATCCGTTTGCAGCGGCTGCGGTAAATCCGTACAACTCGCCGCCAAGACCACCTGCTCACCGTTGCTGAGGGCGGGTTCAAAGAGGGCGATCGCCTGCTGGTTCAGCGCAATCAAGTGGTTGGGTAAGCTGACAAATTGAGGACGGCTGGCATAGGTAGGGCTATTGGGCGCATGGGTTTGCGTAATCAGGCAGAGGGTCGATCCCAAGGCTTCTAGGAGTAAATCAGCGGTAATTTGCAGGACTTCCGCTGCCACCATGGTGGTGCGCATGGCTTGAATGATGCGGTTAATGATGGCCTCACGGCGGGCTTGGTTGCGCAGTTGTTCCTCGGCTCGCTTGCGATCGGTGACATCCATGACATAGCTGCGGATCAGCTCACTTTCATAGATGTAGTGAATCGATTGCTCGTAGATGCGCCCTTGGTACTCCACCTCCCGCATATGCACTTTTTCTTGGGTTTGCTTCATGTAGCGTGCGAGTTCCGGCAATCCCAGCAATAGAGGATGAGTCAACTTCTGTTGCTGTAGATCCCGAAACTGCATCACTGCCGCTGGATTGAGATACGTCACCCTCCCCTCTAAATCCACTTCCAAAATTGGGTTGGGCGTCAGCTCCGGATAGGAGGCCAAGCGCACTAAGGCCGCTTCACTAAAATTCTCGATATTGCCGTCACTGAGGGGGACAAGCGTTGCAAAGGGATTGGTGCTTTTGGAAAGAAATCCTAAGACATCAGTACTGCGGCAAAAATCCTGAAACTCCGTATCCGTCATGTTGGTCAAGGTCAAGTAGCGGGCACGCACATCGCCGCCAAACACAATCATGTCGCCGCTACGCAAATCATGGGCAACAATCCGCTGGCCATTAACCAAAGTGCCATTCGTACTGCGCTTGCCCTGCAAATCACCATCAATGAGGCGAAAAAGATGGCTATTGGTTTCAGGACTAGTCACCCGTAACAAAATCGCGTGCTGCCGTGAGACCATCTTGGAGTGAAGCACAATCGAATTCGTTGGATCACGGCCAATGGAATAGGTTGCCGCCTCTAGCAAAATGGGTCGCCGCCCCTCACTGTCTTCGAGGACTAACAGGTGGCGAACCGCCTGCCGCTCATGGCTCACCATTGCCTCCTTGTCTAGGACGGCTGGGCACTCTGACGAAAGGATACTGGTGTCGCTGTCGCCTTCCAAGTGGGTTCTTTGACAGGTAGGGTAGTATATTGGCGCACCAAGGCACGGAACTCATCACCGTCAATGGTTTCCTTCTCAAGGAGCAGCTCCACCAGCTTATCAATGGCCACCCGATGCTCGCGGATCAGTTTGCGGGCAATCTCGTAGCAGTGCATAACAATCTCGCGCACTTGGTGGTCAATTTGCACGGCCACAGCT includes:
- a CDS encoding ATP-binding protein, which gives rise to MVSHERQAVRHLLVLEDSEGRRPILLEAATYSIGRDPTNSIVLHSKMVSRQHAILLRVTSPETNSHLFRLIDGDLQGKRSTNGTLVNGQRIVAHDLRSGDMIVFGGDVRARYLTLTNMTDTEFQDFCRSTDVLGFLSKSTNPFATLVPLSDGNIENFSEAALVRLASYPELTPNPILEVDLEGRVTYLNPAAVMQFRDLQQQKLTHPLLLGLPELARYMKQTQEKVHMREVEYQGRIYEQSIHYIYESELIRSYVMDVTDRKRAEEQLRNQARREAIINRIIQAMRTTMVAAEVLQITADLLLEALGSTLCLITQTHAPNSPTYASRPQFVSLPNHLIALNQQAIALFEPALSNGEQVVLAASCTDLPQPLQTDLRTFNVNALVITPLIYLGQLLGQITLLDWEWEPSEATSVLASDRQLWQQTLPKSWTPEDLSLVKTIADQCALAIHQAQLYQQVQELNADLERQVRARTAELEQKMQELERLNAIKDDFLSTVSHELRTPMANMKMAIYMLKQFATDDRQKRYLDILANECNRETELINDLLDLQRLEAGRSQIQQEVIDLDSWLPSVLEPFRNRMQQRQQSLEILRPATLPPLLSNRHALARILAELLNNACKYSPAGAQIVVRFDPIGGDRLQIQVSNPSEIPSEELPRIFEKFYRIPNADPWQQGGTGLGLALTQKLVEQLQGEISADSEAGITTFTLSLPTASGDPAA